In one window of Solanum pennellii chromosome 2, SPENNV200 DNA:
- the LOC107010403 gene encoding cinnamoyl-CoA reductase-like SNL6, translated as MDVAISLELEPLMQRNDHGMFFSSGNFVCSLNARDRKIVCVTGGNSYFGSHLIKKLLAYGYLVRVIIQNQANLEDMKELMREEMKQLESVVVARMDDLDSLCNAFRGCHVVFHTSSFIDPRGISGYTEQMAFIEAEAAKNVIEACGRAAYVKRCVFTSSLLACIWKNDLPNVIDESSWSDETFCREHKLWLALAKTRAEKAAWWKAREMKVKLVTVCPGLLMAPSFPNAHLETSVPYLKGGDFMLRQGTLATEDVSKVAEAHIYVYEDMDYGGCGRYICFGKIVETLEEAIQLENGLNIGGHLSGDQSPLAVAVDNNEIPPKITKSKLSRLLFHASQRLPCKQ; from the exons atggaTGTCGCGATATCCTTGGAATTGGAGCCACTAATGCAGAGGAATGATCATGGAATGTTCTTTTCTAGTGGTAATTTTGTCTGCAGTTTGAATGCAAGAGACAGGAAAATTGTTTGTGTCACCGGTGGAAACTCCTACTTTGGTTCTCACTTGATCAAGAAGCTTTTGGCATATGGTTACCTTGTTCGAgttattattcaaaatcaag CTAATCTTGAGGATATGAAGGAGTTAATGAGGGAAGAAATGAAGCAACTGGAAAGTGTTGTGGTGGCAAGAATGGATGATTTAGATAGCCTCTGCAATGCTTTTAGAGGTTGTCATGTTGTTTTCCACACATCATCTTTCATTGATCCACGAGGGATCTCTGGATACACG GAACAAATGGCATTTATTGAAGCTGAAGCAGCAAAGAATGTCATAGAAGCTTGTGGCAGGGCAGCATATGTTAAAAGATGCGTTTTCACCTCTTCTCTACTTGCATGCATCTGGAAAAATGACCTGCCAAACGTCATAGATGAGAGCTCTTGGAGTGATGAGACATTCTGTAGAGAACACAAG CTTTGGCTAGCATTGGCCAAGACCAGGGCAGAAAAGGCTGCTTGGTGGAAAGCAAGGGAGATGAAGGTGAAACTTGTTACCGTATGCCCTGGACTTCTCATGGCACCATCTTTCCCAAACGCTCACCTTGAAACTTCTGTCCCGTACCTCAAAG GTGGTGATTTCATGCTAAGACAAGGAACTCTAGCAACTGAAGATGTAAGTAAAGTGGCAGAAGCACATATTTACGTCTATGAAGATATGGATTATGGAGGGTGTGGAAGATATATTTGCTTTGGAAAAATAGTTGAAACATTGGAAGAGGCCATAcaacttgaaaatgggttgaatATAGGTGGCCACTTGTCTGGGGATCAAAGCCCTCTTGCAGTAGCAGTTGATAATAATGAAATTCCTCCCAAAATTACTAAGTCAAAGCTCAGTAGATTACTATTCCATGCGTCACAACGCCTTCCTTGCAAACAGTGA